The following coding sequences are from one Virgibacillus necropolis window:
- a CDS encoding cytochrome (ubi)quinol oxidase subunit III, which yields MSHDHSLNPETMPNEPEKATLEGKNKFIGFWFFLGGETVLFACLFGTYLALRNSTAGGPAANELFGLGLVFIMTILLLTSSLTSVYAIYHMKNNDFGKMRLWFIITILLGFAFLGCEIYEFTHYIHEYGFTFTSSAFGSAFYTLVGFHGGHVLFGLCWMIALIIRNGKRGLNLYNAPKFYVVSLYWHFIDVVWVFIFTVVYLMGKVV from the coding sequence ATGAGTCACGATCATTCCTTAAATCCTGAAACAATGCCAAATGAACCTGAAAAAGCCACCCTTGAAGGTAAAAACAAGTTCATTGGGTTTTGGTTCTTTCTAGGTGGAGAGACTGTTCTTTTTGCATGCTTGTTTGGTACCTATCTTGCATTACGTAATTCAACAGCAGGTGGACCAGCAGCAAATGAATTATTTGGATTAGGACTTGTTTTCATCATGACAATTCTTTTGTTAACCAGTTCTTTGACAAGTGTATATGCTATTTATCATATGAAGAACAATGATTTTGGCAAAATGAGATTATGGTTCATTATTACCATATTGCTCGGCTTTGCCTTCCTTGGTTGTGAAATTTATGAGTTTACACACTACATTCATGAATACGGATTTACGTTTACTTCTTCTGCGTTTGGATCTGCCTTCTACACATTAGTTGGTTTCCACGGGGGACACGTACTTTTCGGTTTATGTTGGATGATTGCATTGATTATACGTAACGGAAAACGCGGGTTGAATTTGTACAATGCACCAAAGTTCTATGTTGTAAGTCTTTACTGGCACTTTATTGATGTAGTGTGGGTATTCATCTTTACTGTAGTATACCTTATGGGAAAGGTGGTTTAA
- the ctaD gene encoding cytochrome c oxidase subunit I produces the protein MREVKVVSNAATHKRGFGAVLWDYLTTVDHKKVAHLYLFGGGFFFLVGGLEAMLIRIQLVKPNSEFLSNGLYNEVLTMHGTTMIFLAAMPLIFALMNAIIPLQIGARDVAFPFINSLGFWLFLFGGLILNCSWFLGGAPDAGWTSYAPLSTTSPGHGVDFYVIGLQIAGAGTLIGGINFLVTIVNMRAPGMTYMRMPLFTWASFITSILILFAFPALTVGLFLLMFDRMFDSAFFDVSLGGNAVIWEHIFWIFGHPEVYILILPLFGLFSDLFSTFSKKRLFGYTAMVFATMLIAFLGFMVWAHHMFTVGLGPVANSIFAIATMAIAVPTGIKIFNWLATMWGGQITINSAMLWALGFIPTFTLGGMTGVMVASVVADYQYHDSYFVVAHFHYVIVGGTIFGIFAGLHYWWPKMFGKILHEGMGKLTFWTFLIGFHLTFFIQHFLGLMGMPRRYSTFAPNQGLDLGNLISTIGAFFMAFGVIVFVINVFYTAAKGEKAPDDPWDGRTLEWATASPPAHYNFKQVPLVRGLDPLWIEKTEGKGKMTPSEPLGEIHMPNPSILPFMMSFGLFVAGFGFIYQVDNKAWLAVVVIGMGITFGSMLIRSLKDDLGYHITKEELEREAD, from the coding sequence ATGAGGGAGGTTAAAGTAGTGAGTAATGCAGCTACTCATAAGAGAGGCTTCGGAGCTGTACTTTGGGATTATTTAACAACTGTTGATCATAAGAAAGTTGCACATTTATACTTGTTCGGCGGTGGTTTTTTCTTCCTAGTCGGTGGATTAGAAGCTATGTTAATTCGTATTCAGTTAGTCAAACCAAATAGTGAGTTTTTAAGTAATGGTTTGTATAACGAAGTATTGACAATGCATGGAACAACAATGATTTTTTTAGCAGCCATGCCGTTAATATTTGCTCTAATGAACGCAATAATTCCCTTGCAAATTGGTGCACGTGATGTTGCGTTTCCATTTATTAATTCATTAGGATTTTGGTTATTCTTGTTTGGAGGACTTATTTTAAACTGTAGTTGGTTTTTAGGAGGAGCTCCAGATGCAGGTTGGACTTCTTATGCACCGCTTTCTACCACATCACCTGGACATGGTGTCGATTTTTATGTAATAGGACTCCAAATTGCCGGGGCTGGAACGTTAATCGGTGGTATTAACTTTTTGGTAACTATCGTTAACATGCGTGCACCTGGTATGACATATATGAGAATGCCATTATTCACATGGGCATCATTCATTACAAGTATACTTATTTTATTTGCTTTTCCAGCGTTAACTGTTGGACTTTTCCTACTTATGTTTGATCGTATGTTTGATTCAGCATTTTTTGATGTATCACTTGGTGGTAATGCGGTAATCTGGGAGCATATATTCTGGATTTTCGGTCACCCTGAGGTATATATCTTGATATTACCGTTATTTGGATTGTTTAGTGATCTCTTTTCGACATTTTCCAAAAAACGTTTATTCGGATATACAGCTATGGTATTCGCAACGATGCTAATTGCATTTTTAGGATTCATGGTTTGGGCTCACCATATGTTTACAGTAGGCCTAGGACCAGTAGCGAACTCTATTTTTGCAATTGCAACAATGGCTATTGCGGTACCTACAGGAATCAAGATATTTAACTGGCTTGCAACAATGTGGGGCGGTCAGATTACAATTAACTCTGCTATGTTATGGGCACTTGGATTTATTCCTACATTTACATTAGGTGGTATGACTGGTGTAATGGTAGCGTCAGTAGTAGCAGATTATCAATATCACGATTCTTATTTCGTAGTTGCTCACTTCCACTACGTAATAGTAGGTGGAACAATCTTTGGTATTTTTGCTGGTCTTCATTACTGGTGGCCAAAAATGTTCGGAAAAATTTTACATGAAGGAATGGGCAAACTAACTTTTTGGACATTCTTAATTGGTTTCCACTTAACATTCTTTATTCAGCATTTCCTTGGATTGATGGGTATGCCACGTAGATATTCAACGTTTGCGCCAAATCAAGGACTGGATCTAGGAAACCTAATCAGTACTATTGGAGCATTTTTCATGGCATTTGGTGTAATTGTCTTTGTTATCAATGTCTTTTACACAGCAGCAAAAGGTGAAAAAGCACCTGATGATCCGTGGGATGGACGTACACTAGAATGGGCGACAGCATCACCTCCTGCACACTATAATTTTAAGCAGGTACCTCTTGTACGTGGGCTTGATCCATTGTGGATTGAAAAAACAGAAGGTAAAGGTAAAATGACACCTTCAGAACCACTTGGCGAAATTCATATGCCGAATCCATCTATCTTACCATTTATGATGTCATTCGGATTATTTGTAGCAGGTTTTGGTTTTATCTATCAAGTAGATAATAAAGCTTGGTTAGCAGTGGTAGTTATTGGTATGGGTATCACATTCGGATCTATGTTAATACGTTCATTAAAAGATGATTTAGGGTACCATATTACTAAAGAAGAACTTGAAAGGGAGGCTGACTGA
- the coxB gene encoding cytochrome c oxidase subunit II encodes MKGWMGKFRALTLFGSLALILSGCGQENLSALIPKGYGAEKSLDLIILTAVIMLFVLIIVMILYVTVLVRFRKKKGQKDFIPKQVEGNKTLETIWTVIPIVLLIIIAVPTVTATFDLADQSEASKSLNVEVTGNQYWWHFNYEGEEIQTSQDLYIPTGERVYLNMKSSDVIHSFWVPAISGKMDVNPENENTMFIEAYEEGVYYGKCAELCGPSHALMDFKIIAVSPEEFDQWVEDMKNVDPEAVAEGETAQQGQALFQESNCMGCHAIGSSPVQVGPNLTNFGERTQVAGILDYNKENLISWIMDPESIKPGNKMTGKYPDLSEEEASKIADYLMQLKPSSITPEDAGK; translated from the coding sequence ATGAAAGGTTGGATGGGAAAATTCAGAGCTTTAACTTTATTTGGCTCATTAGCGCTTATTCTTTCTGGATGTGGTCAGGAAAATCTAAGTGCATTAATACCTAAAGGATATGGAGCAGAAAAATCATTAGATTTAATTATCCTGACAGCAGTTATTATGTTATTTGTCCTAATAATTGTAATGATTTTATATGTTACAGTCTTAGTGCGTTTCCGCAAAAAGAAAGGACAAAAAGATTTTATCCCAAAACAGGTTGAAGGGAATAAAACACTTGAAACAATTTGGACAGTTATTCCAATCGTTTTATTAATTATTATTGCTGTTCCTACAGTAACTGCTACATTTGATTTAGCAGATCAATCAGAAGCGAGCAAAAGCCTTAATGTTGAAGTTACTGGTAATCAATACTGGTGGCATTTTAATTACGAAGGTGAAGAGATTCAAACTAGTCAAGATTTATATATTCCTACCGGTGAAAGAGTGTATCTTAACATGAAATCGTCTGATGTTATTCACTCATTCTGGGTACCAGCTATATCTGGTAAAATGGACGTAAATCCTGAAAATGAAAATACGATGTTTATAGAAGCGTATGAGGAAGGCGTTTACTATGGTAAATGTGCCGAATTATGTGGACCTTCACATGCTTTAATGGATTTTAAAATTATTGCAGTAAGCCCAGAAGAATTTGATCAATGGGTGGAAGACATGAAAAACGTTGACCCTGAAGCAGTAGCAGAAGGTGAAACCGCACAACAAGGTCAAGCATTGTTCCAGGAGAGTAACTGCATGGGTTGTCATGCTATTGGCTCTTCACCAGTTCAAGTAGGGCCTAACCTAACCAATTTCGGCGAACGTACTCAGGTTGCTGGAATTTTGGATTATAACAAAGAAAACCTTATTAGCTGGATTATGGACCCAGAATCCATTAAACCTGGTAATAAAATGACAGGCAAATATCCTGACTTATCTGAAGAGGAAGCAAGTAAAATTGCCGACTATTTAATGCAATTAAAGCCGTCTAGTATAACACCTGAAGACGCAGGTAAATAG
- the cyoE gene encoding heme o synthase — protein sequence MDKVETTSSRMIGNVATSENKNMTLFADLKALVKVGIVNSNLITTFAGFWLALYFTNASFVQNWDIFLLTMAGTALVIAGGCILNNWYDRDIDPVMSRTKTRPTVTGTIALNHVLILGISTTGIGIILLLLTTYQAAVFGFFGWFTYVVLYTMWSKRRYTLNTVIGSFSGAMPPLIGWAAINPNLHIAAIVLFLIMFIWQTPHFLALAMKKCEEYKAAGIPMLPVVHGFEFTKRQMVVYTACLLPLPFYLAQLGTTFIVIATLLNVGWLSLGISGFFMKNDLKWANMMFIYSLNYLTILFLMMVVVTFDFPFS from the coding sequence ATGGATAAGGTGGAGACAACTTCTTCACGAATGATAGGAAATGTTGCTACATCAGAAAACAAAAATATGACATTGTTTGCAGATTTAAAAGCCCTTGTAAAAGTAGGCATTGTGAATTCTAACCTTATAACTACGTTTGCAGGATTTTGGTTAGCTCTTTATTTTACCAATGCTTCTTTCGTTCAAAATTGGGATATCTTTTTGTTAACAATGGCTGGTACTGCTTTAGTTATTGCTGGTGGTTGTATACTTAATAATTGGTATGATCGCGATATTGATCCTGTTATGTCTCGTACAAAGACGAGACCTACCGTAACGGGGACTATCGCTTTAAATCATGTCTTGATACTTGGTATTTCTACAACAGGGATAGGTATAATCCTTTTGTTACTAACTACATATCAAGCAGCCGTTTTCGGTTTCTTTGGCTGGTTTACTTATGTTGTTTTATATACGATGTGGTCAAAACGTAGATATACACTAAATACAGTAATTGGTAGTTTTTCTGGTGCAATGCCACCATTAATTGGGTGGGCAGCAATTAATCCAAATCTTCATATTGCGGCAATTGTATTATTCTTAATCATGTTCATTTGGCAGACACCACACTTTCTTGCTTTAGCAATGAAAAAGTGTGAAGAATACAAAGCTGCCGGTATCCCTATGCTTCCAGTCGTACATGGTTTTGAATTTACAAAACGCCAAATGGTCGTTTACACAGCATGCCTATTGCCATTACCATTTTACTTAGCGCAGCTTGGAACAACTTTCATCGTTATTGCAACGCTATTAAATGTTGGTTGGTTGTCGCTTGGTATTAGCGGTTTTTTTATGAAAAATGACCTGAAATGGGCAAATATGATGTTTATTTATTCGTTGAACTATTTAACTATTTTATTTTTAATGATGGTTGTTGTAACATTTGATTTCCCCTTTAGTTAA
- a CDS encoding COX15/CtaA family protein, with translation MIKLLKWLSVLATIGMVFVLIGGALVTKTESGAGCGSSWPLCEGQFLPDEITPELVIELSHRLVTGGVGFVVLALSVLAWRKIGHIREVKFLSFMSIFFLVAQALIGAAAVKWGQSDFVLAAHFGISLISFASVFLLTLLVFEIDKKFDASSLLIKKKHRIEIYALTIYTLIVVYTGALVRHVEASLVCGDWPFCTNGAPLQLSSFRFDQWVHMGHRLAAGLLFIWTIVLFIKMVKNYRHNKIMVWGWTVTAGLITLQVFFGAMIIFTLLNLGIALMHAFIISCYFAMLSYFILLSNRSAKYEKINSIRKTRHSPRP, from the coding sequence ATGATTAAATTGTTAAAGTGGCTATCCGTACTTGCTACGATAGGCATGGTTTTTGTATTAATTGGTGGGGCTTTAGTTACCAAAACAGAATCAGGTGCTGGGTGTGGATCCAGTTGGCCATTATGCGAGGGACAATTTCTTCCCGACGAAATAACTCCAGAACTCGTAATTGAGCTCAGTCACCGTTTGGTTACCGGTGGTGTTGGTTTTGTTGTTCTCGCCTTATCTGTACTAGCATGGAGAAAAATTGGTCATATTAGAGAAGTGAAATTTTTATCTTTTATGTCTATTTTCTTTTTAGTAGCACAAGCATTAATTGGTGCGGCAGCTGTTAAATGGGGGCAATCCGACTTTGTATTAGCTGCGCACTTTGGAATCTCTTTAATCTCTTTTGCTTCCGTGTTCCTGTTAACATTACTTGTGTTTGAAATTGATAAAAAGTTTGATGCTAGTTCACTTCTTATTAAAAAGAAGCATCGAATTGAAATATACGCTCTTACGATCTATACACTAATCGTAGTCTACACTGGCGCACTGGTCAGGCACGTAGAGGCAAGTCTCGTGTGTGGAGATTGGCCATTTTGTACAAATGGAGCACCGCTTCAGCTTTCCTCTTTCAGGTTCGACCAATGGGTGCACATGGGACACAGACTAGCCGCTGGTTTGTTATTTATCTGGACTATCGTTCTATTTATAAAAATGGTGAAAAATTATCGCCACAATAAAATTATGGTTTGGGGTTGGACTGTAACTGCCGGACTTATTACCTTACAAGTATTCTTTGGAGCAATGATTATTTTCACATTATTAAATCTAGGGATAGCACTTATGCATGCGTTTATTATTTCCTGTTATTTTGCCATGTTAAGCTATTTCATTTTACTATCAAATAGAAGTGCAAAATATGAAAAAATAAATTCCATTAGAAAAACTCGTCATTCCCCTCGTCCTTAA
- the pyc gene encoding pyruvate carboxylase — protein MVQSKSIQKVLVANRGEIAIRVFRACTELDIRTVAIYSKEDSGSYHRYKADEAYLIGEGKKPIDAYLDIEGIIEVAKNVGVDAIHPGYGFLSENIHFARRCEEEGLIFIGPTSEHLNMFGDKVKARAQAIKAGLPVIPGTDGPVSTLDEVRVFGEKAGYPIIIKASLGGGGRGMRIVRSESGLSEAYDRAKSEAKAAFGNDEVYVEKLIENPKHIEVQIIGDSKGNVVHLFERDCSVQRRHQKVVEVAPSVSLPDSLRLEICDAAVELMKNIHYINAGTVEFLVTDSDFYFIEVNPRVQVEHTITELITGIDIVQTQIKIAEGMDIHDHSIGIPAQADIKINGYAIQSRVTTEDPLNNFMPDTGKIMAYRTGGGFGVRLDAGNGFQGAEISPHYDSLLVKVSTWALTFDQAANKMVRNLKEFRIRGIKTNIPFLENVIRHTNFLSGEYSTTFIDQTPELFVFPKRKDRGTKMLSYIGHTTVNGFEGLNKKKKPLFITPPIPKVDKLQEVPSGTKQILDKNGPEGLASWLLDQEDVLLTDTTFRDAHQSLLATRVRTKDLLQIAEPTSRLLPELFSVEMWGGATFDVAYRFLKESPWQRLLKLREKMPNVLFQMLLRSSNAVGYKNYPDNLIKEFVEKSASAGIDVFRIFDSLNWVEGMNLAIQSVRESNKIAEASMCYTGDILDKGRTKYDLDYYKNLAKELEQAGAHILGIKDMAGLLKPEAAYQLISTLKESLTIPVHLHTHDTSGNGIYMYARAIEAGVDVVDVANGPMAGLTSQPSAQTLYHALEGNKRQPKINVDSYEKLSHYWEEIRGYYQDFESGMKSPHTEVYYHEMPGGQYSNLKQQAKAVGLEERWNEVKTMFNKVNLMFGDVIKVTPSSKVVGDMTLFMVQNNLTEDDIYERGETIDFPDSVIEFAQGYIGQPYQGFPKELQRIILKGKKAITVRPGELLEPIDFDSLKSTLFKKLDRQVTSFDMISHALYPKVFMDHHRFQETYGDMSVLDTPTFLYGMRLGEQIEVEIEQGKTLIVKLVSISEAHPDGTRVVYFELNGQSREVVVKDENVKSKLVTKPKADKANAKHIGATMPGTVLNVISEKGDKVKKGDYLLITEAMKMETTVQAPFDGVIKAIHVSNGEAIKVDDLLIEFE, from the coding sequence ATGGTCCAGTCAAAATCAATACAAAAAGTTTTAGTGGCAAATAGAGGCGAGATCGCAATTCGGGTATTTCGGGCCTGTACAGAACTAGATATACGAACCGTTGCAATCTATTCAAAAGAAGACTCAGGATCCTACCATCGTTATAAGGCAGACGAAGCATATCTAATTGGTGAGGGGAAAAAACCAATTGATGCATATTTAGATATTGAAGGAATTATTGAGGTAGCAAAAAACGTTGGAGTGGATGCAATACATCCTGGATATGGATTTTTATCAGAAAACATTCATTTCGCCAGACGCTGTGAAGAAGAAGGTCTAATTTTTATTGGTCCTACTAGTGAACACCTAAACATGTTTGGAGATAAGGTTAAGGCTAGAGCTCAAGCAATCAAAGCTGGTTTACCAGTAATTCCTGGTACGGATGGCCCTGTATCGACGCTTGACGAGGTAAGAGTTTTTGGTGAAAAAGCGGGGTATCCGATTATAATTAAGGCTTCTCTTGGCGGTGGTGGCCGAGGAATGAGAATTGTTCGTAGTGAAAGCGGACTTTCAGAAGCTTATGACCGAGCGAAGTCAGAGGCAAAGGCAGCTTTTGGTAATGACGAGGTTTATGTAGAAAAATTAATCGAAAATCCGAAACATATTGAAGTGCAAATTATAGGTGATAGTAAAGGAAACGTTGTTCACTTATTTGAGCGGGATTGTTCTGTTCAGAGGCGTCACCAAAAAGTGGTGGAGGTTGCTCCAAGTGTATCGCTACCTGATTCATTACGTTTAGAAATATGTGATGCAGCAGTTGAATTAATGAAAAATATTCACTACATTAATGCCGGTACAGTTGAATTTTTGGTTACTGATAGTGATTTTTATTTTATTGAAGTTAATCCACGTGTACAAGTTGAACATACAATTACTGAGCTTATAACTGGCATCGATATTGTTCAGACGCAAATTAAAATTGCAGAGGGTATGGATATTCACGACCATTCGATTGGAATTCCTGCTCAAGCAGATATAAAAATAAACGGTTATGCTATTCAATCACGAGTAACGACAGAGGACCCATTAAACAACTTTATGCCAGACACAGGAAAAATTATGGCTTATCGTACTGGCGGTGGATTTGGCGTTCGTTTAGATGCTGGTAACGGTTTTCAAGGTGCGGAAATTTCTCCACACTATGATTCTTTGTTAGTAAAAGTATCTACCTGGGCATTAACTTTTGATCAAGCAGCTAATAAAATGGTTCGTAATTTAAAAGAATTTCGAATTCGTGGTATTAAAACCAATATTCCATTTTTAGAAAATGTAATTCGTCACACCAATTTCTTATCTGGTGAATACAGTACTACATTTATTGATCAAACGCCGGAGTTATTTGTTTTTCCAAAACGAAAAGACCGTGGAACTAAAATGTTGTCCTACATTGGGCACACCACTGTTAATGGATTTGAAGGTCTTAATAAAAAGAAAAAACCATTGTTTATCACTCCGCCAATACCAAAGGTGGACAAACTACAAGAAGTACCAAGTGGTACGAAGCAAATCCTTGATAAAAATGGACCTGAAGGACTTGCTTCATGGCTTCTCGATCAGGAAGATGTTTTATTAACAGATACAACATTTCGGGATGCACATCAATCATTGCTTGCAACACGTGTCCGAACCAAGGATTTATTGCAAATTGCAGAACCTACTTCACGTCTATTACCTGAATTATTCTCTGTTGAAATGTGGGGAGGAGCAACGTTTGATGTTGCCTATCGATTCTTAAAAGAAAGTCCGTGGCAACGACTTTTGAAATTACGTGAAAAAATGCCAAATGTATTGTTTCAAATGCTTCTTCGTTCTAGTAATGCTGTTGGATATAAAAACTATCCAGATAATTTGATTAAAGAATTTGTTGAAAAAAGCGCATCAGCTGGAATAGATGTTTTCAGAATTTTTGATAGTCTAAACTGGGTTGAAGGTATGAATTTAGCCATACAATCTGTTCGCGAATCTAATAAAATTGCTGAGGCTTCCATGTGTTATACAGGAGACATTCTAGATAAAGGTCGTACAAAATATGATCTTGACTACTATAAAAATTTAGCAAAAGAATTAGAACAGGCAGGTGCACATATTCTTGGTATTAAGGATATGGCTGGCTTATTAAAACCTGAAGCAGCTTATCAACTAATTTCTACATTAAAAGAGTCACTTACAATTCCTGTTCATTTGCATACACATGATACAAGTGGAAATGGTATTTATATGTATGCACGAGCAATCGAGGCAGGTGTTGATGTAGTTGATGTAGCTAATGGACCAATGGCTGGGTTAACATCACAACCAAGTGCACAAACACTTTATCATGCTTTAGAGGGTAATAAACGTCAACCTAAAATAAATGTAGATTCTTACGAAAAGCTATCCCACTATTGGGAAGAAATTCGTGGATATTATCAAGATTTTGAAAGTGGTATGAAGTCACCGCACACAGAGGTTTATTACCATGAAATGCCTGGTGGTCAATATAGCAACTTAAAACAACAAGCAAAAGCTGTAGGACTTGAAGAACGTTGGAATGAAGTTAAAACGATGTTTAATAAGGTGAACCTTATGTTCGGAGATGTCATTAAAGTTACTCCATCTTCTAAGGTTGTTGGGGACATGACTTTATTTATGGTCCAAAATAATTTAACTGAAGATGATATTTATGAGCGAGGGGAAACAATTGATTTTCCTGACTCTGTAATTGAATTTGCACAAGGGTATATTGGGCAACCATACCAAGGTTTTCCTAAGGAATTACAACGAATTATACTAAAGGGGAAAAAAGCTATAACAGTTCGTCCAGGTGAATTGCTGGAGCCAATTGACTTCGATTCATTAAAGTCAACATTATTTAAAAAGCTGGATCGACAGGTAACAAGTTTCGATATGATTTCTCACGCATTATATCCTAAAGTGTTTATGGATCATCATCGTTTTCAAGAAACATACGGGGATATGTCGGTGTTAGATACACCAACGTTTTTATATGGAATGAGATTAGGTGAACAAATAGAGGTAGAGATTGAACAGGGGAAAACATTAATTGTAAAATTAGTTTCCATATCGGAGGCTCACCCTGATGGAACCCGTGTTGTCTATTTCGAGCTTAATGGACAGTCACGTGAAGTAGTTGTGAAGGATGAAAATGTAAAGTCAAAATTGGTTACAAAACCAAAAGCGGACAAGGCTAATGCAAAACATATAGGTGCTACTATGCCTGGTACGGTGTTGAACGTAATCAGTGAAAAAGGTGATAAAGTTAAAAAAGGTGATTACCTTCTTATTACGGAGGCAATGAAAATGGAAACAACTGTTCAAGCACCATTTGATGGTGTGATCAAAGCAATTCACGTTAGTAACGGGGAAGCTATCAAGGTAGATGACCTACTAATAGAATTTGAATAA
- the ftsW gene encoding putative lipid II flippase FtsW, with protein MIQKLKKYDFTLMITPILLAGFGIVMIYSASMVIAVMEGFESTHYFYKQIQWFVLSMIGFIVCSTFPYKYYQKLMKIIILVILLLLIGVLIFGNTVNNAKSWFDFGPVSLQPAEFAKVGLIMYLASIYSKKQSYINDFKTGVVPPLIMTGIVLGLILLQPDIGTAAIIFLIACSVIFSSGIKFRHLTILILLGLIVIALAAPQMVTDERLARFTGAYQPFETPNSDGYHLIQSYLAIGVGGITGEGLGHSVQKLGYLLEPHTDFIMAVIAEELGFIGVIIVIGMLAIIVLRGIFIARKCEDSFGALLAIGISSMVGVQAFINLGAISGLLPITGVPLPFISYGGSSLLVMMTSMGILNNIAKSVKEKEEEPVSVNQNTNHNQTFTRGGSSWSSQNQYKKF; from the coding sequence ATGATACAGAAATTAAAAAAATACGATTTTACACTTATGATTACGCCAATACTTTTAGCGGGTTTTGGTATTGTCATGATCTACAGTGCCAGTATGGTTATTGCTGTTATGGAAGGATTTGAAAGTACACATTACTTTTATAAACAAATTCAATGGTTTGTTCTTAGTATGATTGGTTTTATTGTTTGCAGCACATTCCCTTATAAGTATTACCAAAAATTAATGAAAATTATTATTTTAGTTATTTTGTTATTACTAATTGGTGTATTAATTTTTGGAAATACAGTAAATAACGCTAAATCTTGGTTCGACTTTGGACCTGTTAGTTTACAACCTGCAGAATTTGCAAAAGTCGGACTGATCATGTACTTAGCAAGTATTTACTCGAAAAAACAATCATACATAAATGATTTCAAAACGGGTGTAGTGCCGCCATTAATTATGACAGGAATTGTTTTGGGGTTAATCTTATTACAGCCAGATATTGGTACAGCAGCAATCATTTTTTTAATTGCCTGTTCTGTGATTTTTAGTTCTGGTATTAAGTTTCGACATTTAACTATCCTTATTTTGCTTGGACTAATCGTAATTGCATTGGCAGCCCCTCAAATGGTAACAGATGAGCGCCTTGCTAGGTTTACAGGTGCATATCAACCGTTTGAAACCCCGAATAGTGATGGATATCACTTAATTCAGTCCTATTTAGCAATTGGAGTGGGTGGAATTACTGGTGAAGGCTTAGGCCATAGTGTTCAAAAACTTGGTTATTTGCTTGAACCTCATACAGATTTTATTATGGCGGTTATCGCTGAAGAACTTGGATTTATCGGGGTAATTATCGTGATAGGCATGTTAGCAATCATTGTCTTACGGGGGATTTTTATCGCTAGAAAATGTGAGGATAGCTTTGGAGCATTACTTGCAATTGGAATTTCATCAATGGTAGGTGTACAAGCATTTATTAATCTGGGTGCAATTAGTGGACTCTTACCGATCACTGGTGTTCCTTTACCATTTATCAGTTATGGAGGCTCGTCGCTTTTGGTAATGATGACTTCCATGGGAATTTTAAATAACATTGCAAAATCGGTTAAGGAAAAAGAAGAAGAACCAGTTAGCGTTAATCAAAACACAAATCATAATCAGACATTTACTAGAGGAGGAAGTTCATGGTCCAGTCAAAATCAATACAAAAAGTTTTAG
- a CDS encoding YlaN family protein, whose product MPEVTVNHREKAHALLKADADKILKLIEVQIDNLMMPQCPLYEEVLDTQMFGLSREIDFAVRLDLISEDEGKSLLENLERQLNILHETAQGSI is encoded by the coding sequence ATTCCTGAGGTGACTGTAAATCATCGTGAAAAAGCGCATGCCCTTCTTAAGGCTGACGCGGATAAAATTTTAAAGCTTATCGAGGTACAAATCGATAATTTAATGATGCCCCAATGCCCCTTATATGAAGAGGTATTAGATACACAGATGTTTGGTCTTTCAAGAGAGATTGATTTTGCAGTGCGTCTGGATTTAATCAGTGAAGATGAAGGAAAATCACTTCTTGAAAATCTAGAGAGGCAACTAAATATATTGCATGAAACAGCACAGGGTTCAATTTAA